One Benincasa hispida cultivar B227 chromosome 5, ASM972705v1, whole genome shotgun sequence genomic window carries:
- the LOC120078313 gene encoding putative UDP-glucose glucosyltransferase, with product MSAESQPPCHVFLLTFPSQGHMNPTLRLGKKLASKGLYITISTTLDFGLSLINAGSIGQLPSPVGSGFINFHFWNDGWEKDDLRRRDLDLFMLQLELTGKAALTQTLKDRAGENRPVSCLIGNPFLPWGCDVANDFGLPCFILWVQSCSVFSIYYHYSCKSVDFPSESNPCCDIQLPSLPLLKHDEIPSFLHPYGEYKAIGLSILQQFRNVSVPFCILMDTFEELEKDAIDHMMTICPVKPIGPLFKTLKFSDEKGALSGDFMKTDDCIEWLDLKPPNSVVYISFGSIVHLSQKQIEEMAHGLCNSGFPFLWVMKPLPKDMADCLGLKPHVLPDGFLEKVGERAKIVKWSPQQKVLSHPSIACFVTHCGWNSSVEALSSGVPVLVLPQWGDQVTNAKFLVEQFGVGLRLTRGVTEMRLVVRDEFEKCLRDAIVGPKAEELRENALKWKKAAEKAAVEGGSSETYVDELVSKIKKQSGNAMDVQIKSMCSIV from the coding sequence ATGTCGGCAGAGTCGCAACCGCCTTGCCATGTCTTCCTCCTCACATTCCCTTCCCAAGGCCACATGAATCCCACGCTCCGCCTTGGCAAAAAACTCGCTTCCAAAGGCCTTTACATCACCATCTCCACCACCCTCGACTTTGGCCTCAGCCTCATAAATGCCGGAAGCATCGGCCAGCTCCCCTCCCCCGTTGGCTCTGGTTTCATCAACTTCCATTTTTGGAACGACGGCTGGGAGAAAGACGACCTCAGGCGTAGGGATTTGGATTTATTTATGCTGCAGCTCGAGCTCACTGGCAAGGCAGCGCTGACTCAAACCCTCAAAGACCGTGCCGGAGAGAATCGCCctgtttcttgtctcattggaAACCCTTTTCTTCCTTGGGGATGTGATGTAGCTAACGATTTTGGACTCCCCTGTTTTATTCTCTGGGTTCAATCTTGCTCTGTTTTCTCCATTTATTATCATTACTCTTGTAAATCTGTGGATTTCCCCTCTGAATCCAACCCCTGTTGTGATATTCAATTACCCTCGCTCCCACTGTTGAAGCACGATGAAATCCCTAGCTTCTTGCATCCTTACGGCGAGTACAAGGCAATTGGTCTGTCGATTCTGCAGCAATTTCGAAACGTATCGGTCCCATTTTGTATCTTGATGGACACTTTCGAGGAGCTTGAGAAAGACGCCATTGATCATATGATGACGATATGCCCTGTGAAGCCGATTGGTCCTCTGTTCAAGACGTTGAAATTCTCTGACGAAAAAGGGGCTTTGTCCGGCGATTTCATGAAGACGGATGATTGCATCGAGTGGCTTGACTTGAAGCCACCGAACTCGGTGGTTTATATTTCGTTTGGTAGTATTGTTCATTTGAGTCAGAAACAAATCGAGGAAATGGCTCACGGGCTCTGTAATTCTGGGTTTCCGTTCTTATGGGTGATGAAGCCTCTGCCAAAGGACATGGCGGATTGTTTAGGATTGAAACCGCATGTTCTTCCAGATGGGTTTTTAGAGAAAGTAGGGGAAAGAGCTAAGATTGTGAAATGGAGTCCACAGCAGAAGGTTCTGTCTCATCCTTCCATTGCTTGCTTTGTTACTCACTGTGGATGGAATTCATCGGTGGAGGCTCTAAGCTCCGGCGTGCCGGTGCTGGTGCTGCCGCAGTGGGGGGACCAGGTCACCAACGCTAAGTTCTTAGTGGAACAATTCGGAGTCGGGCTCCGGTTGACCAGAGGCGTGACGGAGATGAGATTGGTGGTGAGAGATGAGTTTGAGAAGTGTCTTAGAGACGCCATTGTTGGGCCTAAAGCAGAGGAGCTCAGAGAAAACGCCTTGAAATGGAAGAAGGCGGCGGAGAAAGCGGCGGTGGAAGGCGGGTCCTCGGAGACTTACGTCGATGAACTCGTCAGCAAGATAAAAAAGCAGTCTGGAAATGCTATGGACGTCCAAATCAAATCAATGTGTTCCATCGTTTGA